The Herpetosiphonaceae bacterium genome segment GTGCTGTCGGTCTTGTTGTTCCTGAGTGTGTATCTGATCCCGCCGACGCCTGAGGCGATCGAGGTCTGGGGCGAGGAGAACGCAGGGCTGGCGATCGGCGTCGGTCGCACGATCGCCTTCTTAATGGGCTCGCTCTTCTCGTACGCGGTCGGCTACGTCGGCATGACCGTCGCCGTCGAGGCGAACGTGCGCGTCGCGGCGGCCTCGCGCAAGAGCTACAGCAAGTCGCTGGAAGTCGCGTACCGCTCCGGCACCGTCACCGGCATGCTGACGGTGGGCCTGGGCCTGCTCGGCGGCACGCTGATCTTCCTGTTCTATGGCATCTCTGCCCCCGACGCGCTGCTCGGCTTCGGCTTCGGCGGCTCGCTGATCGCGCTCTTTATGCGCGTGGGCGGCGGCATCTACACCAAGGCCGCCGACGTGGGCGCGGATCTCGTGGGTAAGGTCGAGGCCGGTCTGCCGGAGGACGATCCCCGCAACGCGGCGGTGGTCGCCGACCTCGTGGGCGATAACGTGGGCGATTGCGCGGGCATGGCCGCCGACGTCTTCGAGTCGTTCGAGGTGACGATCGTCGCGGCGATGATCCTCGGCATCGTGCTCGGCACCGCCGAGGCGGCGGCGGGCGGCGGCTTCAATCCCTACTACCTGATCTTCCCGCTGCTGGCGCGTGGCGTCGGCGTCGTGGCGTCGATCATCGGCACCTACGTCGTCAGGACCACCGAAACCGAGCGCAATGCGATGAAGGCGATGAATCGCGGCTTCTACCTCTCGGCGGCGGTCGCGGTCGCTGGCACGCTGCTGATCGCGTTCGTCTATCCCAACGCGGGCACTGGCGGCGTGGACTTCCGGCCCTTCCTGGCGATCGTGTCGGGCGTGGTGCTGGCAATCGCGCTGGACCGGCTGACCGAGTACTTCACCTCGACGCACTTCGCGCCGGTACGTGAGACGGCGCGCGCCTCGCAGACCGGCTCCGCCACCAACATCCTGTCGGGCCTGGCGCTGGGCTACGAGTCGAGCGTCTACGCGGCGCTGGTGATCGCCGCGTCGATCTTCGCCTCGGTGCTGATCTTCAGCGGCGCTGGCTTCATCGCCGTGCTCTACGGCGTCTCGCTGACGGGCATCGGCATGCTGTCGCTGACCGGCAACACGATCTCGATGGACGCCTTCGGCCCGATCTCGGACAATGCCAACGGCATCGGCGAGATGTCGAACCTGGAGAAGTCGGCGCGCGACGTGATGGACGATCTGGACGCGACCGGCAACACCACCAAGGCCGTCACCAAGGGCGTGGCGATTGGCTCGGCGGTGATCGCGGCGGTGGCGCTCTTCGGCTCGTTCTTCGCCGACGTGAACCGCGCGCAGACCCAGGCGGGTATTCCTGTGCTGAGCGGCATCAACGTGGCGCTGCCGAATGTCTTTATCGGCCTGCTGATCGGCGGCGCGCTGCCCTTCCTCTTCTCGTCGCTGACGATCCGCGCCGTGGCTCGCGCCGCCGCGATGATCGTGAACGAGGTCCGTCGCCAGCTGCGCATTCCGGGCCTGATGGAAGGCCGCGTCCAGCCCGACTACGCCCGCGCGGTGGCGATCTCGACTACTGCGGCGCAGCGCGAGCTGCTCTCGCTCGGCGTGATCTCCGTGCTCTCGCCGATCGTCGTCGGCTTCCTGCTGGGCGTCGAGGCGCTGGGCGCGTTCCTGGCCGGTACGATTCTGACGGGCCAGTTGCTAGCAGTGTTCATGTCGAACGCTGGCGGCGCGTGGGACAACGCCAAGAAGTACATCGAAGAGGGCAACTACGGCGGCAAGCGCTCCGAGCCGCATAAGGCGGCGGTCGTGGGCGATACCGTGGGCGATCCGCTCAAGGACACCTCCGGCCCGGCGCTCAACCCGCTGCTCAAGGTGATCAACCTGGTAGCGCTGATCGTCGCGCCGATCGTGGTCAGCGTCAACGGCGCGACAGCGCCCGGCGCAATGACGGTAATCGCGATGGTCGCGCTGATCGCGGGTATCGCCTGGGCGGTCATGCGCTCCAAGCGCGAGGCCGACGAGCTGGCCGAAACGCCAACCGTCGCGCCCGTGGGCGAGCAGGCGTAATCCCTCGCACAATTCAAACTTGAGGTTTTGCGCGGCTCCCGTACACCATCGGCACGGGAGCCGCGCGCTGTTTCAGGCACAGGGATGCTCAGGAAGGCATTGGATGAACGCAGGATGGATCACCGCAGGATGTGTCGGCGTCGCGGCGCTCGGCACGCTGCTCTACCGCACGTACAGGCAGGAGACGGGCGCTGCGCGCTGGAGGCCATCGATCCGGCCCCGCAGCGTCGCAGCCAGGTTGGCGCAGCCGCGTGGTACAATGCCGCCGGTTCTTAAGCCAACGACTACCAGCCTGAACGATAAAGGAACAGCGATGAATAGACCGACGACGATTAACAACACCGATGCTGCGGCCCATCCACCGCGCGTTTCGCGCTTCTTCTCGACGCTGCCGGTGGCGATTCTGCTCGGCCTGATCGCGCTGGCGCTGGTGCTGCGCGGCGATCATCGCATCGCGGCGACGCTCGGCATCGTACAGGGCCTCGGTGAGTTCCTGCCGATCTCGTCGTCGGCGCACCTGATCCTGACGCCCTGGCTCTTCGGCTGGAACGATCCCGGCTCCTTCTTCAACTCGCAGGCCTACGACGTAGCGCTCCACGCGGGCACGCTGCTGGCGCTGGTCGGCTTCTTCTGGCGCGACTGGATCAGACTGGTGCTGCACGCGCCGCGTCCGCAAACGCCCGACGGACGGCTCTTCTGGCTGCTGGTGGTGGCCTCGCTGCCCGGCGCGGCGATCGGCTTTGTGCTCGACACGTACGCGGCGGACTTCTTCCGCGACAAAGAGCTGATCATCGCGGCGGCGCTGGCGACGATGGGCGTGATCCTGTATATCGTGGATCGGAGCGCGCCGCAGCGCGACGATCTGGAGCATATCGACGGGCGCAAGGCGCTGCTGATCGGCCTGGCGCAGGCGCTAGCCTTTATCCCAGGCGTGTCGCGCTCCGGCTCGACCATGACGATGGGCCGCGCGATGGGCCTCCAGCGCGAGACGGCGGCGCGCTTCTCGTTTCTGATGTCGATGCCGATCACCTTTGGCGCGATCCTGGTCAAGCTCAAGGACATCGACGCGGCGGCGCTGCAATCGTCGGCCTTCTGGCTGGGCATCGGCATGTCCTTCGGCGTCGGCGTGCTGGCGATCGGCTTCTTGCTGCGCTACCTTAAAAACAATAGCTTCCTGCCCTTCGTCGTCTATCGCATCGGCCTTGCCGCGCTGGTCGTCGCGGTCTATCTGCTGCGCGGATAGTCGCCATGATGAAGGCGCTATTGGGCCAAAGGTTGGTCATGGCACAGTTTGGACTTGGCCTGCTCGTCGGTGGGCTGCTGACGCTGCTGGTGCTGACGATCACGCTGCGGCTGCTGATGCGCGCTCCTGAGCAGAAGCTACTCGCGGCGTCCGGCGAGCTGCCCGACCTGACGCTCTCGCTGACCCGCGACCTGTTGCAACGGCTGATCGATGAGGGGCTGCGCGATGTCTCGCTGCCGCTGGTGACGCTCCGCGACCCGTATGTTCAGCTTGATCCGGGCGCGCTGCTGATCGTCCGGCTGCGCGGCGATACGGTGCTGCTCGGCGGCCAGACGATCGTGCTGCGTATGCGGATCGTGCCCGCCCAGAGCGGCGTGCAGGTAGTCACGGAGGCGGCGGATGTCAGCGGGCTAGTGAATCTGGCAGGGCCGCTGACGCAGCGACTCGATCAGCGCATCAACGCCGAGCTGGCTCAGCGCCTCGATTTCGCCGGTCAGTTCGAGGTGCTCGACGTGGGCGGCTCGACCCAGGAAGTGACGGTCACTGCGCGAATGCGGGAGTGAGCGGGGGACGAGGGAACAGCGGAGCAAGGTAACAAACGTTCGGCCTCGGTATTCCCACTCCCTCCTCGGAGTCTCGTTTTATGTTATGCTGTTGAGGTGACTTGGAGGGCTGCGCACGGAGAGCGATGATGGCAAATCTTCTG includes the following:
- a CDS encoding sodium-translocating pyrophosphatase, yielding MLDVFRGLHGLSGFEQTAIWIVLALAVAGLVYAAWLRGQILAYETGTERMREVWGWIKAGANAYLARQFRTIAIAIGVLSVLLFLSVYLIPPTPEAIEVWGEENAGLAIGVGRTIAFLMGSLFSYAVGYVGMTVAVEANVRVAAASRKSYSKSLEVAYRSGTVTGMLTVGLGLLGGTLIFLFYGISAPDALLGFGFGGSLIALFMRVGGGIYTKAADVGADLVGKVEAGLPEDDPRNAAVVADLVGDNVGDCAGMAADVFESFEVTIVAAMILGIVLGTAEAAAGGGFNPYYLIFPLLARGVGVVASIIGTYVVRTTETERNAMKAMNRGFYLSAAVAVAGTLLIAFVYPNAGTGGVDFRPFLAIVSGVVLAIALDRLTEYFTSTHFAPVRETARASQTGSATNILSGLALGYESSVYAALVIAASIFASVLIFSGAGFIAVLYGVSLTGIGMLSLTGNTISMDAFGPISDNANGIGEMSNLEKSARDVMDDLDATGNTTKAVTKGVAIGSAVIAAVALFGSFFADVNRAQTQAGIPVLSGINVALPNVFIGLLIGGALPFLFSSLTIRAVARAAAMIVNEVRRQLRIPGLMEGRVQPDYARAVAISTTAAQRELLSLGVISVLSPIVVGFLLGVEALGAFLAGTILTGQLLAVFMSNAGGAWDNAKKYIEEGNYGGKRSEPHKAAVVGDTVGDPLKDTSGPALNPLLKVINLVALIVAPIVVSVNGATAPGAMTVIAMVALIAGIAWAVMRSKREADELAETPTVAPVGEQA
- a CDS encoding undecaprenyl-diphosphate phosphatase, with amino-acid sequence MNAGWITAGCVGVAALGTLLYRTYRQETGAARWRPSIRPRSVAARLAQPRGTMPPVLKPTTTSLNDKGTAMNRPTTINNTDAAAHPPRVSRFFSTLPVAILLGLIALALVLRGDHRIAATLGIVQGLGEFLPISSSAHLILTPWLFGWNDPGSFFNSQAYDVALHAGTLLALVGFFWRDWIRLVLHAPRPQTPDGRLFWLLVVASLPGAAIGFVLDTYAADFFRDKELIIAAALATMGVILYIVDRSAPQRDDLEHIDGRKALLIGLAQALAFIPGVSRSGSTMTMGRAMGLQRETAARFSFLMSMPITFGAILVKLKDIDAAALQSSAFWLGIGMSFGVGVLAIGFLLRYLKNNSFLPFVVYRIGLAALVVAVYLLRG